A part of Acetonema longum DSM 6540 genomic DNA contains:
- a CDS encoding class I SAM-dependent methyltransferase, with the protein MTEIGCMNLIVTTAFDPSPQMEIAAQDAAQILEAPLIQRKRISLAKIRHDYALHNILVITRDGPLIHTPNGEFFFHVSMGELRIKNLADGKHDHMVAAMQLRSGMSVLDCTAGLATDALVASYVTGETGAVTGLESSPIIAFMIGWGLQNFCHPSEQITQAARRVRLKNADYAEFLATMPNRCFDIVYFDPMFRHPNYRSSQLNPMRDLADNRSIDPQVLREACRIARQRVVVKEGSGSKEFQRLGITDIIGGKYSRIAFGVIELGG; encoded by the coding sequence ATGACAGAAATAGGATGTATGAATTTAATTGTTACAACTGCATTTGATCCGTCGCCGCAAATGGAGATCGCCGCCCAGGATGCGGCGCAAATTCTAGAGGCGCCCTTGATTCAAAGAAAACGAATTTCATTGGCAAAAATAAGACATGATTACGCTCTTCATAACATATTAGTGATAACAAGGGACGGACCGCTGATTCATACACCGAATGGAGAATTTTTTTTTCATGTAAGTATGGGCGAATTGCGTATAAAAAACCTGGCAGATGGTAAACATGACCATATGGTTGCTGCAATGCAGCTGAGATCAGGCATGTCAGTATTGGACTGCACTGCCGGATTGGCCACAGATGCCCTGGTGGCCAGCTATGTCACAGGTGAAACCGGAGCGGTAACTGGGTTAGAGTCATCTCCCATTATTGCTTTTATGATTGGCTGGGGACTGCAAAATTTTTGCCATCCCAGTGAGCAGATTACTCAGGCCGCGCGCCGGGTCCGCCTCAAAAATGCCGATTATGCCGAATTTTTGGCAACAATGCCGAACCGTTGTTTCGACATTGTTTATTTTGATCCCATGTTTCGCCACCCCAATTACAGGAGTTCGCAATTAAATCCCATGCGTGATCTTGCCGATAACAGAAGCATCGACCCGCAAGTACTCCGTGAAGCCTGCCGGATTGCCCGCCAGAGAGTTGTGGTTAAAGAAGGCAGCGGCAGTAAAGAATTCCAACGCTTAGGCATTACGGATATCATCGGCGGAAAATACAGCAGGATCGCATTTGGCGTTATTGAACTGGGGGGTTG
- the mutL gene encoding DNA mismatch repair endonuclease MutL — translation MITPVIKILEDELINQIAAGEVVERPSSVIKELVENSIDAQAKAVEIEIREGGIQLIRVTDDGCGMSEPDARLAVIRHATSKLHNVEDLFRLVSLGFRGEALPSIAAVSRFSLTTRRPEDDLGTLLEIEGGILSAVRETGTSVGTTIMVQDLFFNTPARRKFLKTPQGESSHIYNMLVKLALSQPHIAIKLINNNRLVLMTPGTSDLPETIGAVYGGQVVKDLLPVSYEQNGICAWGYVSKPSLIKSSRQWQTFIVNSRVIGNRMLAKAVDNAYHSMLPHNGYPFVLLNITLPPDQVDVNIHPQKSEIKFRDESSAFRSVYQAIAEALRTKTETHEEDTSQRQFAPLAPFSPVFAATASGGREILRPVPSQPLFHERLENFAPPTSCSQWQEPAPLTEPATVAYNSLLEAICQIESCYIVARGPEGLYLMDQHAAHERILFDRLSRQAGNVPTQQLLVPCVLEFDRQESLALTESLDCLKDLGFTLEQIGPQLFRLTEMPVDFKESDIDGLLREILKSTETMRNPAPHELRQTYYQIAACRAAVKAGDALNIRQMQALLDALMNTDLPYTCPHGRPTILHFGKNELERMFKRS, via the coding sequence ATGATCACGCCGGTCATCAAAATCCTGGAAGATGAGCTGATCAATCAAATTGCCGCCGGAGAAGTGGTGGAAAGACCATCCTCAGTCATCAAGGAACTGGTGGAAAACTCGATTGACGCCCAGGCCAAGGCTGTGGAAATTGAAATTCGTGAGGGTGGCATTCAATTGATCCGGGTCACCGATGACGGTTGCGGCATGAGTGAGCCGGACGCCCGACTGGCAGTTATCCGGCATGCCACCAGCAAACTGCATAACGTAGAAGACCTTTTTCGCCTGGTTTCTTTAGGCTTTCGTGGTGAAGCGCTTCCCAGCATTGCGGCGGTATCCAGGTTTTCCCTGACCACCAGACGCCCTGAGGATGACCTGGGGACACTACTTGAGATCGAAGGCGGGATTCTGTCTGCGGTCAGAGAAACCGGCACTTCTGTCGGTACAACCATTATGGTGCAAGACCTGTTCTTTAATACTCCGGCCCGACGGAAGTTTTTAAAAACTCCACAAGGCGAAAGCTCTCATATCTATAACATGCTTGTCAAACTGGCATTGTCACAGCCCCATATTGCCATTAAACTCATTAACAACAACCGGCTGGTGCTGATGACGCCGGGTACGTCGGACTTGCCGGAAACTATTGGCGCTGTTTACGGCGGTCAGGTGGTTAAGGACTTGCTGCCGGTCAGCTATGAGCAAAACGGAATCTGCGCCTGGGGCTATGTATCTAAGCCCAGCTTGATTAAAAGCAGCCGCCAATGGCAAACGTTTATCGTCAACTCCCGGGTTATCGGCAACCGCATGCTGGCCAAAGCCGTGGATAATGCCTATCATTCCATGCTGCCTCATAATGGCTATCCCTTTGTTCTTTTAAACATTACCTTACCGCCTGATCAGGTGGATGTGAATATTCACCCGCAAAAAAGCGAAATTAAATTTCGTGACGAAAGTTCGGCCTTTCGCTCGGTCTATCAGGCAATTGCCGAGGCCTTGCGGACCAAAACAGAAACTCATGAAGAGGACACATCCCAGCGGCAGTTTGCTCCACTGGCGCCTTTTTCCCCAGTCTTTGCCGCCACCGCTTCTGGCGGCAGGGAGATCTTGCGTCCTGTACCGTCCCAGCCTCTGTTTCATGAACGCCTGGAAAACTTTGCTCCTCCAACATCCTGTTCCCAATGGCAAGAACCGGCTCCTCTGACTGAACCGGCAACCGTTGCCTATAACAGTTTATTGGAGGCAATTTGCCAGATCGAAAGCTGCTACATTGTAGCGCGGGGACCGGAAGGCCTGTATTTAATGGACCAGCATGCCGCCCATGAAAGGATCCTGTTTGATCGTTTATCCAGACAGGCCGGTAACGTTCCCACCCAACAATTGCTGGTACCCTGCGTGCTGGAATTTGACCGGCAGGAAAGTCTTGCCTTGACTGAATCCCTGGATTGCCTGAAAGATTTAGGCTTTACCCTGGAACAAATCGGCCCTCAATTGTTTCGGCTGACCGAGATGCCGGTTGATTTCAAAGAATCGGACATCGACGGATTGCTGCGAGAAATACTAAAGTCGACGGAAACTATGCGTAACCCCGCACCCCATGAACTACGGCAGACGTACTACCAGATTGCGGCCTGCAGAGCCGCCGTCAAAGCCGGCGATGCGCTGAATATCCGGCAGATGCAGGCTTTACTGGACGCACTGATGAATACTGATTTGCCCTATACCTGTCCCCACGGCAGGCCGACTATCCTGCATTTTGGTAAAAATGAACTGGAACGAATGTTCAAACGCTCTTAG
- the mutS gene encoding DNA mismatch repair protein MutS, with translation MTTVYTPMLEQYRDIKRQHQEEILFFRLGDFYEMFFTDAELASRELEITLTSRDGGPGTRIPMCGVPYHAAENYIAKLINKGYKVAICEQVEDPKQAQGIVRREVIKIITPGTVLSDALLQAKTNNYLVALHEEDQSVCLAAVDISTGECQWTAFSGVNRIASTCDHLFTLMPAEILFAGVFSEAVQIRNFAANRIPGCMDSTIKLEDSELLRQLPQQHFVPEELPEDQGALTCISYLLYYLHQTVKSDLSHINKLTQFIFGEHLVLDAIALRNLEVTRNLRDGGKKDTLLAVIDFTKTAMGGRLLKKWLESPLKKISEIRNRQEAVAELIGKPSLRTILQDNLHQIYDFERILTRIEVGSANAKDLVALKQSLGVLPDVKKSLQQVSCYNLHSLADTMAAHTDITNLIHSAIVDDPPFSVREGGMIKPGYNLDLDELREISHNSKKMIQELETAERERTGIKSLKIGFNKVFGYYIEVTHTNTANVPDHYTRKQTLANAERYITPALKEFEIKILGSQEKIVALEYQIFCDIRDTIKKYLRQIQETARKIAELDVYLSLSEAAVRHNYIRPSLNNNRNILIKEGRHPVVEEILTGERFVPNDTGLNHKTCETMVITGPNMAGKSTYMRQVALLVLLAQTGSFIPAKEASISPVDRIFTRVGANDDLAQGQSTFMVEMAEVANILKNATADSLILLDEVGRGTSTFDGMSIARAVIEYIQESVHAKTLFSTHYHELVELEKMYPTVQNFSVAVKERGNDIIFLHRIKGGGTDRSYGIHVARLAGLPKKLLERAQDLLNELESSQMMAAATVEQTFPPKTVEGPVPISLFANTLSAEILAVDINSLTPIEALNIIYRLQNQAKQEAGLL, from the coding sequence ATGACGACCGTATACACTCCCATGCTGGAGCAATATCGGGATATTAAACGACAGCATCAAGAAGAGATTCTTTTCTTTCGTCTAGGGGATTTCTATGAAATGTTTTTTACTGATGCTGAACTCGCCTCGCGGGAATTGGAAATTACCCTGACTTCCCGTGATGGCGGACCGGGGACACGGATTCCCATGTGCGGTGTACCCTATCACGCGGCAGAAAACTATATTGCAAAACTGATCAATAAGGGATATAAAGTTGCTATCTGCGAACAGGTGGAAGACCCTAAACAGGCTCAGGGCATTGTACGGCGTGAAGTGATAAAGATTATTACGCCGGGAACAGTATTGTCCGATGCGTTGCTGCAAGCTAAAACCAATAATTATTTGGTTGCCCTCCATGAAGAGGATCAATCTGTCTGCCTGGCTGCTGTTGATATATCCACCGGTGAATGCCAGTGGACCGCTTTTTCCGGTGTTAACAGGATCGCTTCTACCTGTGACCATTTGTTTACCCTCATGCCGGCAGAGATTCTGTTTGCCGGCGTTTTTAGCGAAGCGGTCCAGATCAGAAATTTTGCCGCGAATCGTATCCCCGGCTGCATGGATTCGACGATCAAACTGGAAGATTCCGAGTTGTTGCGGCAATTGCCGCAACAACACTTTGTCCCGGAGGAATTGCCGGAGGACCAGGGGGCTCTTACCTGTATCAGCTATTTGTTATATTATCTGCACCAGACTGTTAAAAGTGATCTGTCTCATATCAATAAGCTGACACAGTTTATTTTCGGAGAGCATTTGGTGCTGGACGCCATTGCGCTCCGAAATCTGGAAGTGACCAGGAATCTGCGGGACGGGGGAAAAAAGGACACGCTGCTGGCAGTGATCGATTTCACCAAAACAGCCATGGGGGGGCGCCTCCTTAAGAAATGGCTGGAATCTCCCCTGAAAAAAATTTCTGAAATACGGAACCGGCAGGAAGCGGTGGCGGAATTGATCGGCAAACCTTCCCTGCGGACGATTTTACAGGACAATTTGCATCAGATCTATGATTTTGAACGGATTCTTACCCGCATTGAAGTAGGGTCGGCCAACGCCAAGGATCTGGTTGCCCTAAAACAATCCTTGGGAGTATTGCCGGATGTAAAAAAAAGCCTGCAACAGGTGTCTTGCTATAACCTGCATTCCTTGGCGGATACCATGGCTGCCCACACAGATATTACGAACTTGATTCACAGTGCCATAGTGGATGATCCGCCTTTTTCCGTGCGGGAAGGCGGGATGATTAAGCCGGGTTATAATCTGGATCTGGATGAATTACGCGAAATCAGTCATAATAGTAAAAAAATGATACAGGAACTGGAAACGGCAGAACGGGAAAGAACCGGCATAAAATCACTTAAAATCGGCTTTAACAAAGTTTTTGGCTATTATATCGAGGTTACTCATACGAATACGGCCAACGTGCCGGATCACTACACCCGGAAACAGACCTTAGCCAACGCTGAACGCTACATCACGCCGGCATTAAAGGAATTTGAAATCAAGATCCTGGGCTCCCAGGAAAAAATCGTAGCCCTGGAATATCAAATTTTTTGCGATATCCGGGATACTATTAAGAAATATTTACGCCAGATTCAAGAGACAGCTCGCAAGATTGCCGAGCTTGATGTTTATCTCAGCCTGAGTGAAGCTGCGGTGCGTCATAATTATATAAGACCTTCCCTGAACAACAACCGGAACATTCTCATTAAAGAGGGTCGTCATCCGGTTGTGGAGGAGATCCTGACCGGGGAACGGTTTGTACCTAATGACACCGGCCTGAACCATAAAACCTGCGAAACCATGGTGATTACTGGTCCCAATATGGCCGGCAAGTCCACCTATATGCGGCAGGTTGCCTTGCTGGTACTGCTGGCCCAAACCGGCAGTTTTATCCCGGCAAAGGAGGCTTCCATCTCGCCGGTGGACCGTATTTTTACCCGGGTAGGGGCCAATGATGATCTGGCTCAGGGACAGAGCACCTTCATGGTGGAAATGGCGGAAGTGGCTAATATCCTGAAAAACGCCACAGCGGACAGCCTGATTCTACTTGATGAGGTGGGGCGGGGAACCAGTACCTTTGACGGCATGAGCATTGCCCGCGCTGTCATTGAGTATATTCAAGAATCCGTACATGCTAAGACCTTGTTTTCTACCCACTATCACGAACTGGTAGAATTAGAAAAAATGTATCCTACCGTGCAAAATTTCTCTGTCGCGGTAAAAGAGCGGGGAAATGATATCATTTTTCTGCACCGGATAAAAGGCGGCGGCACGGATAGAAGCTATGGAATTCATGTGGCCCGGCTGGCCGGATTACCGAAAAAACTGCTGGAACGGGCCCAAGATCTGCTGAATGAGTTGGAAAGCAGCCAGATGATGGCGGCGGCTACTGTGGAGCAGACTTTCCCGCCAAAAACCGTCGAGGGTCCTGTGCCCATATCCTTATTTGCCAATACGCTTTCAGCCGAAATCCTGGCAGTCGATATTAACAGTCTTACACCCATTGAGGCTTTGAATATCATATACCGGCTGCAAAATCAGGCCAAACAGGAGGCGGGGCTTTTATGA
- the miaB gene encoding tRNA (N6-isopentenyl adenosine(37)-C2)-methylthiotransferase MiaB, with amino-acid sequence MEQIKPPHKYIILSYGCQGNISDSEQMAAKLLQAGYEQVYQLENADLIILNTCCVRESAEQKIYGKIGELKKLKQLNPDLIIGITGCLAQKDKENLFRKAPHIDFVTGTFVVHQILAHIQQVLETRERVLAVQELTDDFNHVIPVAADGQVSAWVPIMYGCNNFCTYCIVPYVRGRERSRAQNDIIRDIQVLVQKGVKEVTLLGQNVNSYGKDRQDDIDFADLLNSTDEIEGIERIRYMTSHPRDMNAEVIEAIRSGKKLCEHFHLPIQSGSDTILKEMNRGYTTDYYRRLIDEVRQKLPHASVTTDIIVGFPGETAGLFEETLDFINEMRFDAAYTFVYSPRSGTPAAQMPNQVPLAERKERLQQLMNLQNQISLAINETFTGKNLEVLVEGPSKNDAAYWTGRTRTNKIVIWKKGDQEEPGQLLNVKIDKAQTWLLKGQLCI; translated from the coding sequence ATGGAGCAAATCAAGCCGCCGCATAAATATATTATTCTTTCCTATGGTTGCCAGGGCAATATCTCTGATTCCGAGCAGATGGCTGCAAAGTTACTCCAGGCAGGGTACGAACAGGTCTACCAGTTGGAAAACGCAGATCTTATCATTTTAAATACCTGTTGCGTCCGGGAAAGTGCGGAACAAAAAATTTACGGCAAAATTGGAGAACTCAAAAAGCTGAAGCAGTTAAACCCGGATTTAATAATCGGCATAACCGGATGTCTGGCGCAAAAAGACAAGGAAAACCTCTTTCGCAAAGCACCGCACATTGATTTTGTAACCGGTACCTTTGTGGTGCATCAAATCTTAGCTCATATTCAACAGGTGCTGGAAACCCGGGAAAGGGTACTGGCGGTACAGGAATTGACAGACGACTTCAACCATGTTATTCCTGTTGCGGCGGATGGGCAGGTTTCGGCTTGGGTTCCTATCATGTACGGATGCAATAATTTCTGCACATATTGCATTGTCCCCTATGTAAGGGGCAGAGAGCGCAGCCGGGCCCAAAATGATATTATCAGGGACATTCAGGTCTTGGTGCAAAAAGGAGTCAAAGAGGTTACTCTGTTAGGACAAAACGTAAATTCCTACGGTAAAGATCGACAGGATGATATAGATTTCGCCGATTTATTAAACAGCACTGACGAAATAGAGGGAATCGAGAGGATCCGGTATATGACTTCTCATCCCAGGGACATGAACGCTGAAGTCATTGAAGCTATACGCTCCGGCAAAAAGCTGTGCGAGCATTTTCATCTGCCCATCCAGTCAGGCAGCGATACCATTCTGAAAGAGATGAATCGAGGGTATACCACTGATTATTACCGTAGACTCATCGACGAGGTGCGGCAAAAACTCCCCCATGCCAGTGTCACTACCGATATTATCGTAGGTTTTCCCGGTGAAACAGCCGGGTTATTTGAAGAAACTCTTGATTTTATTAATGAAATGCGCTTTGATGCAGCCTATACCTTTGTTTATTCGCCCCGGTCCGGCACACCTGCGGCCCAAATGCCGAATCAGGTCCCCCTGGCAGAAAGAAAAGAACGGCTGCAGCAGTTGATGAATCTGCAAAATCAAATCAGTCTGGCCATTAACGAAACCTTTACAGGCAAAAACCTGGAGGTTTTAGTCGAAGGACCCAGTAAGAACGATGCGGCTTATTGGACAGGCCGCACCAGAACCAATAAAATCGTGATCTGGAAGAAAGGCGATCAGGAAGAGCCGGGACAGCTTCTGAACGTGAAAATAGACAAGGCTCAGACCTGGCTGTTAAAAGGCCAACTTTGCATTTGA
- a CDS encoding DUF3870 domain-containing protein produces the protein MDKPEDNIILFSGYAKLPTGITASEMYKVIGVVVLIDVEKEIITEADCTLATKLANRHISSALIGCTMKDGPDPLVRLVDQIYQGSAKKAIITALRIIYDKYRSYKDGMTPSALD, from the coding sequence TTGGATAAGCCGGAAGATAATATCATCCTGTTTTCTGGATATGCTAAATTGCCAACCGGTATTACAGCTAGTGAAATGTATAAGGTAATCGGTGTGGTTGTATTAATTGACGTGGAGAAGGAAATCATTACAGAAGCCGATTGTACTTTAGCGACTAAACTGGCTAACCGGCATATTTCTTCAGCACTGATCGGCTGCACTATGAAAGATGGTCCGGACCCACTAGTCCGTTTGGTTGACCAAATTTACCAAGGAAGCGCCAAAAAGGCAATTATTACGGCATTGCGGATTATTTACGATAAATATCGCAGCTATAAAGATGGTATGACCCCCAGCGCGCTGGATTAA
- a CDS encoding Asp23/Gls24 family envelope stress response protein, translating to MEVIALTGPSGTGKSHRALIVAHEYNADAIIDDGLFIKDSKIIAGYSAKKEPSKIKAVKRAIFMDEEHASSVRAAVKETNPERILILGTSVNMVEKIVEILQLPPLTKIIRIQDIATPAEIVRARESRIKEGKHIIPVPTIELKPHFSGYLIDPLQIFFKKPQAKYRKLGEKSIVRPTFSYYGKLLISDAALAVIVDYVATSDPSITRTSQVIIRNSNDREKGISISLEVTIKYGASIWNVVHQAQHRIKDMVEYMTGMMIREVNIEVKRLSIE from the coding sequence ATGGAAGTCATTGCCCTAACAGGGCCCAGTGGAACGGGGAAGAGCCATCGCGCTTTAATTGTCGCCCATGAATATAATGCCGACGCAATTATTGACGATGGCTTATTTATAAAGGACAGTAAAATTATTGCCGGTTACTCAGCCAAAAAAGAGCCCAGCAAAATTAAAGCCGTAAAACGAGCCATTTTTATGGATGAAGAACATGCAAGTTCCGTGCGTGCCGCAGTAAAGGAAACCAACCCGGAACGCATCCTCATTCTTGGAACGTCCGTCAATATGGTGGAAAAAATTGTAGAAATTCTTCAGCTGCCGCCTTTAACAAAGATCATCCGCATTCAGGACATTGCAACCCCGGCCGAAATCGTGCGGGCCAGGGAAAGCAGAATTAAAGAAGGCAAGCACATCATTCCCGTTCCAACTATAGAGTTAAAACCGCATTTTTCCGGTTATTTGATTGACCCTTTGCAAATATTTTTTAAAAAACCCCAGGCCAAGTATCGTAAACTTGGTGAAAAGTCTATTGTGCGACCGACGTTCAGCTATTATGGCAAACTTTTGATTTCTGATGCTGCTCTTGCTGTTATTGTAGATTATGTGGCTACAAGCGACCCGTCCATAACCCGTACGAGTCAAGTGATCATTAGAAATTCCAATGATCGGGAAAAAGGAATTTCCATATCCCTTGAAGTAACAATAAAATATGGCGCTTCGATTTGGAACGTTGTACATCAGGCGCAACACCGCATAAAAGATATGGTGGAGTATATGACGGGTATGATGATTAGAGAAGTAAATATTGAAGTGAAACGATTGAGCATCGAATAA